A part of Thermus islandicus DSM 21543 genomic DNA contains:
- the ilvC gene encoding ketol-acid reductoisomerase, translating to MKVYYEHDADLGFLLGKRVAVLGFGSQGHAHALNLKDSGVDVRVGLRTGSRSWEKAERAGLRVLPVAEAVREADIVMVLLPDEHQARVYREEIEPHLREGGALAFAHGFNIHFGQIKPRRDLDVWMVAPKGPGHLVRSEYQKGSGVPALLAVHQDASGSAFPTALAYAKAIGAARAGVIPTTFKDETETDLFGEQAVLCGGLTRLIQAGFETLVEAGYPPEMAYFETVHEVKLIVDLIYEAGLKGMRYSISNTAEYGDYTRGEVAVPVEETKRRMREILRQIQTGEFAREWMLENQAGTPVLEANRKRWAAHPIEEVGSRLRAMMPFLKARVLEEVG from the coding sequence ATGAAGGTCTACTACGAGCACGATGCGGACTTGGGGTTTCTCTTGGGCAAGAGGGTGGCGGTTTTGGGCTTCGGCTCCCAGGGGCACGCCCACGCCCTGAACCTCAAAGACTCGGGGGTGGACGTGCGGGTAGGCCTGCGCACGGGCTCGAGGAGCTGGGAGAAGGCGGAAAGGGCAGGCCTCCGGGTCCTTCCCGTGGCCGAGGCGGTGCGGGAGGCCGACATCGTCATGGTCCTCCTGCCCGACGAGCACCAGGCCCGGGTCTACCGGGAAGAGATTGAGCCCCACCTCAGGGAGGGAGGGGCCCTGGCCTTCGCCCACGGCTTCAACATCCACTTCGGCCAGATCAAGCCTAGGCGGGACCTGGACGTTTGGATGGTGGCCCCCAAGGGCCCAGGCCACCTGGTGCGCTCGGAGTACCAGAAGGGAAGCGGGGTCCCGGCCCTTTTGGCCGTGCACCAGGACGCCTCGGGAAGCGCCTTCCCCACCGCCCTCGCCTACGCCAAGGCCATCGGGGCGGCCCGGGCCGGGGTCATCCCCACCACCTTCAAGGACGAGACGGAGACGGACCTCTTCGGGGAGCAGGCGGTGCTTTGTGGGGGGCTCACCCGGCTCATCCAGGCGGGGTTTGAGACCCTGGTGGAGGCGGGCTATCCCCCGGAGATGGCCTACTTTGAGACCGTCCACGAGGTGAAGCTGATCGTGGACCTCATCTACGAGGCGGGGCTAAAGGGCATGCGCTACTCCATCTCCAACACCGCCGAGTACGGGGACTATACCCGGGGGGAGGTGGCCGTGCCCGTGGAGGAGACCAAACGGCGCATGCGGGAGATCCTCCGCCAGATTCAGACGGGGGAGTTCGCCCGGGAGTGGATGCTGGAGAACCAGGCCGGGACCCCCGTCTTGGAGGCGAACCGCAAGCGGTGGGCAGCGCATCCCATTGAGGAGGTGGGCTCGAGGCTTCGGGCCATGATGCCCTTCCTGAAGGCCCGGGTGCTGGAGGAAGTAGGCTAG
- the cimA gene encoding citramalate synthase, giving the protein MVEILDTTLRDGTQGEGVSLSVDDKVAIAKRLAAFGIHLIEGGWPGSNPKDAEFFARMKGVDLGEAKLCAFGATRRKGLSPEEDPSVLALLEAETPVVVLFGKSWTLHVLEALETTLDENLRMIGETVAFFARRGKRVVYDAEHFFDGYKEDPAYALATLEAALEGGADTLVLCDTNGGSLPEEVYAVTQAVVERFPGVRVGIHPHNDAELAVANALAAVRAGATHVQGTINGYGERCGNLNLTSFLPTLVFKYGVPALPPERLKGLRELAHFVDERANLTPNRRAPYVGEAAFAHKAGVHVSAVLKNPRTYEHLPPEWVGNQRRFLVSDVAGRSNLLAKLQELGVDLSKEEARRLLEEVKALEHEGYAFEGAEASFYLLAHRLKGGSLPFQVEGFSVFVHGSGLATAWAEATVRVRVGESLQHTAAESPFGPVSALDRAFRKAVLQFYPELGDVELTDYKVRILSGQEAGTNSGVRVMVEMRRGEERFSTVGASENILEASLKALTDGYAYALLYPVATPKGA; this is encoded by the coding sequence ATGGTAGAAATCCTGGACACCACCCTGCGGGACGGCACCCAAGGGGAGGGGGTAAGCCTCTCCGTGGACGACAAGGTGGCCATTGCGAAGCGCCTTGCCGCCTTCGGGATTCACCTCATTGAGGGGGGCTGGCCCGGCTCCAATCCCAAGGACGCCGAGTTCTTTGCCCGGATGAAGGGGGTGGACCTGGGGGAGGCGAAGCTTTGCGCCTTCGGGGCCACGAGGAGGAAGGGCCTCTCCCCAGAGGAAGACCCTTCGGTGCTGGCCCTCCTCGAGGCCGAGACCCCCGTGGTGGTCCTCTTTGGCAAGAGCTGGACCCTCCACGTTCTGGAGGCCCTGGAGACCACCCTGGACGAGAACCTCAGGATGATCGGGGAGACGGTGGCCTTCTTCGCGCGGAGGGGGAAGCGGGTGGTCTACGACGCCGAGCACTTCTTTGACGGGTACAAGGAAGACCCCGCCTACGCCCTCGCCACCCTCGAGGCCGCCCTAGAGGGCGGGGCCGATACCCTGGTCCTTTGCGACACCAATGGGGGAAGCCTCCCCGAGGAGGTCTACGCCGTCACCCAGGCCGTGGTGGAGCGCTTCCCGGGGGTGCGGGTGGGCATCCACCCCCATAACGACGCCGAGCTTGCCGTGGCGAACGCTCTCGCCGCGGTGCGGGCCGGGGCCACCCATGTGCAGGGGACCATCAACGGCTACGGGGAAAGGTGCGGCAACCTGAACCTCACGAGCTTCCTCCCCACCCTGGTCTTCAAGTACGGGGTCCCCGCCCTCCCGCCGGAGAGGCTAAAGGGCCTAAGGGAGCTTGCCCACTTCGTGGACGAGCGGGCCAACCTCACCCCCAACCGCCGCGCCCCCTACGTGGGGGAGGCGGCCTTCGCCCACAAGGCGGGGGTGCACGTCTCCGCCGTGCTCAAAAACCCCCGCACCTACGAGCACCTCCCCCCGGAGTGGGTGGGAAACCAGAGGCGTTTTTTGGTCTCCGACGTGGCGGGCCGCTCCAACCTCCTCGCCAAGCTCCAGGAGCTTGGGGTGGACCTCTCCAAGGAGGAGGCGAGGCGCCTTTTGGAGGAGGTCAAGGCCCTGGAGCATGAGGGCTATGCCTTTGAGGGGGCGGAGGCGAGCTTTTACCTCCTGGCCCACCGCCTCAAGGGGGGAAGCCTTCCCTTCCAGGTGGAGGGCTTCTCCGTTTTTGTGCACGGAAGCGGCCTCGCTACCGCCTGGGCCGAGGCCACGGTGCGGGTCCGGGTGGGGGAGAGCCTCCAGCACACCGCCGCGGAAAGCCCCTTTGGGCCTGTTTCCGCCCTGGACCGGGCCTTCCGCAAGGCCGTGCTCCAGTTCTACCCTGAGCTTGGCGACGTGGAGCTCACGGACTACAAGGTGCGGATCCTTTCGGGCCAGGAGGCGGGCACGAACTCGGGGGTGCGGGTGATGGTGGAGATGCGGCGGGGGGAGGAGCGCTTCAGCACCGTGGGGGCCAGCGAGAACATCCTCGAGGCCTCCCTCAAGGCCCTCACCGACGGCTACGCCTACGCCCTGCTCTACCCCGTGGCTACGCCCAAGGGAGCCTGA
- a CDS encoding 2-isopropylmalate synthase, which yields MEKERHIRIFDTTLRDGEQSPGVALSLDQKLEIAHALARLNVDILEAGFPVSGPLEFEAVRRIATEVKGPVIAALARTHPLDIDQAAKALERAEKPRIHVFTSASKIHLQYMLKKTEEEVLEMADQMVRYAKRYVDDVEFSAQDVMRADFDFVKRLYEVAVEAGATTINIPDTTGYGTPEEYGALIRRIRDEVVRGRDVVISTHTHDDLGLATANALAGVLNGAGQVECTINGIGERAGNTSLEEVVMALYVRRDFYRAYTQVNTREIYRVSRLVERYTGMPIPPNKAIVGDNAFAHESGIHQDGVIKHRGTYEIMDAELIGRRPAVLVLGKHSGRAAFKKALEDLGYKDLTEDQLKLLFARFKEIAEKKGPLSAEELQALVESEREPASTFFELLHVQFFSGSGLLPTATVKVRTPDGERVATHTGDGPVDAVYKALEEAIGLTPELELYRVEAVTGSTEALGQVTVRLRLGELQAVGMGVSPDIIEASARAFLDAAGKLASGRATRHPPSIEEVHRGV from the coding sequence ATGGAGAAGGAGAGGCACATCCGGATTTTTGACACCACGCTTCGGGACGGCGAGCAAAGCCCTGGGGTGGCGCTCTCTTTGGACCAGAAGCTGGAGATCGCCCACGCCCTGGCCCGGCTCAACGTGGACATCCTCGAGGCGGGCTTCCCCGTATCGGGGCCTTTGGAGTTTGAGGCGGTAAGGCGCATCGCCACCGAGGTCAAGGGGCCCGTCATCGCCGCCCTCGCCCGCACCCACCCCCTGGACATTGACCAGGCGGCCAAGGCCCTGGAGCGGGCGGAAAAGCCCAGGATCCACGTCTTCACCTCGGCTTCCAAAATCCACCTCCAGTACATGCTCAAGAAGACGGAGGAGGAGGTCCTGGAGATGGCGGACCAGATGGTCCGCTACGCCAAGCGCTACGTGGACGACGTGGAGTTCTCCGCCCAGGACGTGATGCGGGCGGACTTTGACTTCGTGAAGCGGCTTTACGAGGTGGCCGTGGAGGCCGGGGCCACCACCATCAACATCCCCGACACCACGGGCTACGGCACCCCGGAGGAGTACGGGGCCCTGATCCGCAGGATCCGCGACGAGGTGGTGCGGGGGCGGGACGTGGTCATCTCCACCCACACCCACGACGACCTGGGCCTGGCCACGGCCAACGCCCTGGCGGGGGTGCTGAACGGGGCGGGCCAGGTGGAGTGCACCATCAACGGCATCGGGGAGCGGGCGGGGAACACCTCCCTCGAGGAGGTGGTCATGGCCCTCTACGTACGCCGGGACTTCTACCGGGCCTACACCCAGGTGAACACCCGGGAGATCTACCGGGTGAGCCGCCTGGTGGAGCGCTACACCGGGATGCCCATTCCCCCCAACAAGGCCATCGTGGGGGACAACGCCTTCGCCCACGAGTCGGGGATCCACCAGGACGGGGTCATCAAGCACCGGGGCACCTACGAGATCATGGACGCCGAGCTCATCGGGAGGCGCCCCGCCGTGCTGGTGCTCGGCAAGCACTCGGGCCGGGCCGCCTTCAAAAAGGCCCTCGAGGACCTGGGCTACAAGGACCTCACGGAGGACCAGCTCAAGCTCCTCTTCGCCCGCTTTAAGGAGATCGCCGAGAAGAAGGGGCCCCTTTCCGCCGAGGAGCTCCAGGCCCTGGTGGAAAGCGAGCGGGAGCCCGCCTCCACCTTCTTTGAGCTCCTCCACGTCCAGTTCTTCTCGGGCTCCGGCCTCCTGCCCACGGCCACGGTCAAGGTGAGGACCCCGGACGGGGAAAGGGTGGCCACCCACACGGGGGACGGCCCCGTGGACGCGGTGTACAAGGCCCTGGAGGAGGCCATCGGCTTGACCCCTGAGCTTGAGCTCTACCGGGTGGAGGCGGTCACGGGGAGCACGGAGGCCCTGGGGCAGGTGACGGTGCGCCTCCGGCTTGGGGAGCTCCAGGCCGTGGGCATGGGGGTCTCCCCGGACATCATTGAGGCCAGCGCCCGGGCCTTCCTGGACGCCGCTGGAAAGCTGGCCTCGGGCCGGGCCACCCGCCACCCGCCCTCCATTGAGGAGGTCCACCGCGGGGTCTAG
- the ilvN gene encoding acetolactate synthase small subunit: protein MRHIISVLVQDHPRVLNRITGLFARRGFNLESLAVGTTHQPGLSRISLVVSGDDRTLEQVEKQLNRLIEVLKVTDHTEPHVERELCLVKVHVGGLEERLAVKDIQEAFRARVVDVAHKSLILELTGDSKKVDSFVEALRPYGILEVMRTGAVAMSRGERVLKLREKKEAV from the coding sequence ATGAGGCACATCATCTCTGTTTTGGTCCAGGACCACCCCAGGGTGCTGAACCGCATCACCGGTCTCTTCGCAAGGCGCGGCTTCAACCTGGAGAGCCTGGCCGTGGGTACCACCCACCAGCCGGGCCTCTCCCGGATTAGCCTGGTGGTCTCCGGCGACGACCGCACCCTGGAACAGGTGGAGAAGCAACTCAACCGGCTCATTGAGGTCCTCAAGGTCACGGACCACACCGAGCCCCACGTGGAAAGGGAGCTTTGCCTGGTGAAGGTGCACGTGGGGGGCCTCGAGGAGCGCCTGGCGGTGAAGGACATCCAGGAGGCCTTCCGGGCGAGGGTGGTGGACGTGGCCCACAAGAGCCTTATCCTGGAGCTCACCGGGGACTCCAAGAAGGTGGACTCCTTCGTGGAGGCCCTGAGGCCTTACGGGATCCTGGAGGTGATGCGCACCGGGGCCGTGGCCATGAGCCGCGGGGAGCGCGTCCTCAAGCTACGGGAAAAAAAGGAGGCGGTATGA
- a CDS encoding ABC transporter permease, whose protein sequence is MRYLKVLRLFLLTSLAVEVEYRGNFLLGLLSSLLTLLGALFGLHLLYQGGYRPGGWALEEAFLVLAAFTLLQGLASALLAPNLNKIVEHVQQGTLDFVLLKPIDPQFWLSLRVFSPWGLGDFLLGLGLLLYAGVRLGLGAGDYALFGLYFLLGALMLYSLWFLLATTSVWFVKVYNVTEVLRGLLEAGRFPVSSYPALYRVFFTFVVPVAFLTTVPAEAALRREETPFYAFFLTLFLLFLARGFFRLALRSYTSASS, encoded by the coding sequence GTGCGCTACCTGAAGGTTTTAAGGCTCTTTCTCCTCACCTCCCTGGCGGTGGAGGTGGAGTACCGCGGGAACTTCCTCCTGGGCCTCCTCTCCTCCCTCCTCACCCTCCTCGGCGCCCTCTTCGGGCTTCACCTCCTCTACCAGGGCGGGTACCGCCCCGGGGGGTGGGCCCTCGAGGAGGCCTTTTTGGTCCTCGCTGCGTTTACCCTGCTCCAGGGCCTGGCGAGCGCCCTCCTCGCCCCCAACCTCAACAAGATTGTGGAGCACGTGCAGCAGGGCACTCTCGACTTCGTCCTTCTAAAGCCCATAGACCCCCAGTTCTGGCTCTCCTTGCGGGTCTTCTCCCCCTGGGGCCTGGGGGACTTCCTCTTGGGCCTCGGCCTCCTCCTCTACGCGGGAGTTCGCCTGGGCCTGGGTGCTGGGGACTACGCCCTCTTCGGCCTCTACTTCCTCCTCGGGGCCCTTATGCTCTACAGCCTCTGGTTCCTCCTCGCCACCACCAGCGTTTGGTTCGTGAAGGTCTACAACGTGACCGAGGTGCTGAGGGGGCTTCTGGAGGCGGGGCGGTTTCCCGTCTCCAGCTACCCCGCCCTTTACCGGGTCTTCTTCACCTTCGTGGTGCCCGTGGCCTTCCTCACCACCGTGCCCGCAGAGGCGGCGCTGAGGAGGGAGGAAACCCCCTTCTATGCCTTCTTCCTCACCCTCTTCCTCCTTTTCTTGGCCCGGGGCTTCTTCCGCCTGGCCTTAAGGAGCTACACCTCGGCGAGCAGCTAA
- a CDS encoding DUF4900 domain-containing protein, with protein sequence MHRRGVALIAVLVVAAVMTIVGSLLFMGTLGDLRQTRSTLQAAQARAAAEAGLTYARYAMEVARGDIKAILAPKMNLTANPATEWVLPESQWPGIASAIQSLLNTGYGSLPSGAVDQGQASVQFTITRFRGNTKGATAQTYRADYVVVSTGQVGPARRRTEEKGYFEIQLGRPALSQWLFLVDDAGGETGFFPTGTVFNGPVHANHNWGFWGRPVFRDVVSTSDDGAWYWSLGRDGCTGGRRVWVRGDSRPPCTVPDFQKGFLRGQPPIELPTSTLSQQRAALGLDPMDTSTPSNKDICSALGLKKGCPPVKNGVYLVNDGTNVTGGIYVQGNVDQLVLQATGTGQQIYTFKQGSDTWVITVDYTTNTTAVTKNGAPVGTYTGTPNGPASLGTGGPTGQIYVTGQIKSLQGPPRTGPLPCGVDYPGSSDNCPDHPPPAQIPPALSKETQLHITAVGAIGLTGDLVYECDPTKVTDPGYLATKPRCSLGAGQTLPTVLGVMSQNDNIYIEDSPIKAPDNLYLWGSYLSGASGKGLAVENYSGRGKQGKLRLFGGLIQSADQLRGIVDDSGRLQSGYIETYDYDLRFADSALAPPNFPTVRVFDVQKVQATPLSFREF encoded by the coding sequence ATGCACCGTAGAGGCGTTGCACTGATCGCGGTCTTGGTGGTGGCCGCCGTGATGACCATCGTGGGGAGCCTCCTCTTCATGGGCACCCTCGGGGATCTGCGGCAGACCCGCTCCACCCTGCAAGCAGCCCAGGCGCGGGCTGCGGCCGAGGCCGGGCTCACCTACGCGCGCTACGCCATGGAGGTGGCCCGGGGGGACATCAAGGCGATCCTCGCTCCCAAAATGAACCTCACCGCCAACCCGGCCACGGAATGGGTTCTTCCAGAGAGCCAGTGGCCCGGTATCGCCTCAGCCATCCAGAGCCTCCTCAACACGGGCTACGGCTCCCTCCCCTCGGGAGCCGTGGACCAAGGGCAGGCCTCCGTGCAGTTCACCATCACCCGCTTCCGCGGGAACACCAAGGGGGCCACAGCCCAAACCTACCGGGCCGACTACGTGGTGGTCTCCACCGGGCAGGTGGGCCCGGCCAGGCGGCGCACGGAGGAAAAAGGGTACTTCGAGATACAACTGGGGCGGCCCGCCCTCTCCCAGTGGCTCTTCCTGGTGGACGACGCCGGGGGCGAAACGGGATTCTTCCCCACGGGCACGGTCTTCAACGGCCCTGTCCACGCCAACCACAATTGGGGCTTCTGGGGAAGGCCCGTGTTCCGGGACGTGGTGAGCACCAGCGACGACGGGGCCTGGTACTGGAGCCTGGGCAGGGACGGGTGTACCGGAGGAAGACGGGTCTGGGTGCGGGGCGACTCCCGCCCCCCCTGCACGGTGCCCGACTTTCAGAAGGGCTTTCTGCGCGGCCAGCCTCCGATTGAGCTTCCCACCTCCACCCTTTCTCAGCAGCGGGCCGCCCTGGGCTTGGACCCGATGGACACCTCCACCCCCTCCAATAAAGACATCTGCTCCGCCCTGGGTCTTAAAAAGGGCTGTCCTCCGGTGAAGAACGGGGTCTACCTGGTGAACGATGGCACCAACGTTACCGGCGGCATCTACGTCCAGGGGAACGTAGACCAGCTGGTCCTCCAGGCCACGGGAACGGGACAGCAGATCTATACCTTTAAACAGGGAAGCGACACCTGGGTGATCACCGTGGACTACACGACCAACACTACCGCCGTCACTAAAAACGGCGCGCCTGTCGGGACCTACACGGGCACGCCCAACGGCCCCGCGTCCCTGGGTACGGGGGGACCAACTGGCCAGATCTATGTAACGGGCCAGATCAAGAGCCTACAGGGACCCCCCCGCACCGGTCCCCTTCCTTGTGGAGTGGACTACCCCGGGAGCTCCGACAACTGCCCGGACCACCCGCCTCCCGCCCAGATCCCTCCAGCCCTCTCCAAGGAGACCCAGCTCCACATCACCGCCGTGGGAGCCATCGGCCTCACGGGGGACCTGGTCTACGAATGCGACCCCACCAAGGTGACCGACCCCGGCTACCTGGCCACCAAGCCCCGATGCAGCCTGGGCGCAGGGCAAACCCTCCCGACCGTCCTCGGGGTGATGTCCCAAAACGACAACATCTACATTGAGGATAGCCCTATAAAGGCGCCAGACAACCTCTACCTCTGGGGCTCCTATCTCTCGGGGGCTTCGGGAAAGGGCTTGGCGGTGGAGAACTACAGCGGCCGCGGCAAGCAGGGTAAGCTCCGCCTCTTCGGAGGCCTTATCCAGTCGGCCGATCAACTTCGCGGCATCGTTGACGACTCGGGACGGCTACAGTCGGGATACATAGAAACCTACGATTACGACCTCCGCTTCGCGGATAGCGCCCTGGCCCCCCCCAACTTCCCCACGGTTAGGGTCTTTGACGTGCAAAAGGTCCAGGCCACACCTCTCTCTTTCCGGGAGTTTTAG
- a CDS encoding ABC transporter ATP-binding protein, with amino-acid sequence MAGASPTVLAEDLTRHYRVALKEETLLGTLRHFLRRQYRVVRAVEGVSFQIQPGEVVGFLGPNGAGKTTTLKMLTGLVHPTRGRALVAEHVPWRREKAFLKRITLVMGNKQQLIWDLPAMDSLRLNAAIYEIPEGEFRKRVLELSEMLSLTEKLHQPVRKLSLGERMKAELLAALLHRPQVLFLDEPTLGLDVNAQVTVREFIREYNRRYGATVLLTSHYMADIAALCERVLVIHQGRLLYDGKLGGLLERFAPYREVGLTLRVPLPREALLPFGEVRELEGREARLLVPRERLTERVAEILGRLPVEDLEVKEPPLEEVIGRVFQSPTEARP; translated from the coding sequence ATGGCGGGCGCAAGCCCCACGGTCTTAGCGGAAGACCTCACCCGGCACTACCGGGTGGCCCTGAAGGAGGAGACCCTTCTCGGCACCCTGCGCCACTTCCTGAGGCGGCAGTACCGGGTGGTGCGGGCGGTGGAAGGGGTCTCCTTCCAGATCCAGCCCGGGGAGGTGGTGGGGTTTTTGGGCCCCAACGGAGCGGGCAAGACCACCACGCTTAAGATGCTCACAGGGCTCGTCCACCCCACGAGGGGAAGGGCTCTGGTGGCGGAGCACGTGCCTTGGCGGCGGGAAAAAGCCTTCCTCAAGAGGATCACCCTGGTCATGGGCAACAAGCAGCAGCTCATCTGGGATCTCCCCGCCATGGACTCCCTGCGTCTGAACGCCGCCATCTACGAGATCCCCGAAGGGGAGTTCCGCAAAAGGGTCCTGGAGCTCTCCGAAATGCTTTCCCTCACGGAGAAGCTTCATCAGCCCGTGCGGAAGCTCTCCCTAGGGGAAAGGATGAAGGCGGAGCTCCTCGCCGCCCTCCTCCACCGGCCCCAGGTCCTCTTCCTGGACGAGCCCACCCTGGGCCTGGATGTGAACGCCCAGGTGACGGTCAGGGAGTTCATCCGGGAGTACAACCGCCGCTATGGGGCCACGGTCCTCCTCACCAGCCACTACATGGCCGACATCGCCGCCTTGTGCGAACGGGTGCTGGTGATCCACCAAGGGAGGCTCCTTTATGACGGCAAGCTGGGGGGGCTTCTGGAGCGCTTCGCCCCTTACCGCGAGGTGGGCCTCACCCTCCGGGTGCCCCTTCCCCGGGAAGCCCTTCTGCCCTTTGGCGAGGTGCGGGAGCTGGAGGGCCGGGAAGCCCGGCTCCTCGTTCCCCGAGAAAGGCTCACCGAACGGGTGGCAGAGATCCTTGGAAGGCTTCCCGTGGAGGACCTCGAGGTCAAGGAGCCCCCTCTGGAAGAGGTCATCGGCCGGGTCTTCCAAAGCCCAACGGAGGCGCGGCCGTGA
- a CDS encoding PilW family protein encodes MRLALLSARSYTNRAGFTLVELLVALAILGVLSTLALNAFTQSLNYKRHEDLRLKTQQNLRAALHYITQDLRSGAYLHVWHQNPCDATRPCSNHTQVAIVDLTGDSSPVAEPPGNSFTNSAETGICDARTFQEGDLALLYNGGQVQLLRITQRQLMANYAQACSGPPNPNRDKIQHNRDKISGQWTNSAYMFKVDLATYVVRDDPLEAGRKVLYRMTGYDGTGTSGAGIVAFGITGLEVWYGVPEDPNAQSSRLVFYPTLEDAANAFSAQGYSATPGGGKYIGTLVRAVRVALTGQSPGNLPGKGAPDTLTVTETVELRR; translated from the coding sequence GTGAGGCTAGCTTTGCTCTCAGCACGCTCGTATACCAATAGGGCCGGGTTCACGCTGGTGGAGCTCCTGGTAGCCCTAGCCATCCTTGGGGTGCTCTCCACCCTAGCTCTTAATGCTTTCACCCAATCCCTCAACTACAAGCGGCACGAGGACCTCAGGCTGAAAACCCAGCAGAACCTTAGGGCAGCCCTGCACTACATCACCCAGGATCTTCGTTCTGGTGCCTACTTGCACGTTTGGCACCAGAACCCCTGCGACGCCACTCGGCCCTGTAGCAACCACACCCAAGTGGCCATTGTAGACCTCACCGGGGACTCCTCCCCTGTGGCCGAGCCACCGGGAAACAGCTTCACAAACTCGGCGGAAACAGGAATCTGCGACGCCCGGACCTTCCAGGAGGGCGATCTGGCCCTCCTGTACAATGGGGGCCAGGTACAGCTCCTGCGCATCACCCAGCGCCAGCTCATGGCCAACTACGCCCAGGCCTGCTCCGGCCCCCCCAACCCTAACCGCGACAAGATACAGCACAACCGGGATAAGATCTCCGGTCAATGGACGAACAGCGCCTACATGTTCAAGGTGGACCTGGCCACCTACGTGGTGCGGGACGACCCTCTGGAGGCCGGCCGGAAGGTGCTCTACCGGATGACCGGCTACGACGGTACCGGGACCAGCGGGGCCGGCATTGTGGCCTTCGGCATCACCGGCTTGGAGGTCTGGTATGGGGTGCCGGAGGATCCGAACGCCCAGTCCTCGCGCCTCGTCTTTTACCCCACCCTCGAGGACGCCGCCAACGCCTTCAGCGCTCAGGGGTATTCGGCCACGCCGGGCGGTGGCAAGTACATCGGCACCCTGGTGCGGGCCGTGCGGGTCGCCCTGACGGGTCAGAGCCCCGGAAACCTTCCCGGTAAGGGTGCTCCGGACACCCTCACCGTGACGGAAACCGTGGAACTGAGGAGGTGA
- a CDS encoding GNAT family N-acetyltransferase: MVRIRPGVARVQVDTWRATYRGVVPEAFLRGAGGEVGPGPEDPHLARPAFPGRVQGGGGFRRLRAGSGFWLSELWALYVLPAWQGKGLGRALFQGGSVGLGPPGAGLLRAPGRGAFAGGTELWEVACGFDLGG; encoded by the coding sequence GTGGTGCGGATCCGCCCTGGGGTGGCCCGGGTCCAGGTGGACACCTGGCGGGCCACCTACCGGGGCGTGGTGCCGGAGGCCTTCCTACGAGGGGCAGGCGGAGAGGTGGGCCCAGGGCCAGAAGACCCCCACCTGGCCCGGCCGGCTTTTCCTGGCCGAGTCCAAGGAGGTGGTGGGTTTCGCCGCCTTCGGGCCGGATCGGGCTTCTGGCTTTCGGAGCTTTGGGCCCTCTACGTCCTTCCCGCCTGGCAGGGGAAGGGCCTGGGGCGGGCCCTGTTCCAGGGGGGGTCGGTGGGTCTGGGTCCTCCAGGGGCGGGGCTTCTACGAGCGCCTGGGCGGGGTGCTTTTGCGGGCGGGACCGAGCTCTGGGAAGTGGCCTGCGGGTTTGACCTAGGGGGGTAA
- a CDS encoding ABC transporter permease — protein MRKAKTLLSVYLAYMLEYRAELFLWALAGALPLILLGVWSEAAKGGGFPLTPGEFARYFLMVFLVRQATVVWVVWEFERDVVEGRLSFRLLRPLDPFFDHLAAHVAERLARLPFVVLLTLVFFALFPEARFLPEPGPFLLGLGLTLLAFFLRYLMQYTTAMLTFWTERATSVEEVFFLLYLFLSGTIAPLEVFPEAVRHLALLTPFPYLVYLPAALLAGQKVSLFPGLWVMLFWGGVFLGLWRILWTLGLRRYSGHGA, from the coding sequence GTGAGAAAGGCCAAAACCCTCCTCTCGGTCTACCTCGCCTACATGCTGGAGTACCGGGCGGAGCTCTTCCTCTGGGCCCTGGCGGGGGCGCTTCCCCTCATCCTCCTCGGGGTCTGGAGCGAGGCGGCAAAGGGCGGGGGCTTCCCCCTGACCCCTGGGGAGTTCGCCCGCTACTTCCTTATGGTCTTCCTGGTGCGCCAGGCCACGGTGGTTTGGGTGGTGTGGGAGTTTGAGCGGGACGTGGTGGAGGGAAGGCTCTCCTTCCGGCTCCTGAGGCCCTTGGACCCTTTCTTTGACCACCTTGCGGCCCACGTGGCGGAAAGGCTCGCCCGGCTCCCCTTCGTGGTCCTCCTCACCCTCGTCTTCTTTGCCCTTTTCCCCGAGGCCCGCTTCCTGCCGGAGCCGGGGCCCTTCCTCCTGGGGCTCGGCCTTACCCTCCTCGCCTTCTTCCTCCGTTACCTCATGCAGTACACCACCGCCATGCTCACCTTCTGGACGGAGCGGGCCACCAGCGTGGAGGAAGTCTTTTTTCTCCTTTACCTTTTCCTCTCGGGGACCATCGCCCCCCTCGAGGTCTTCCCGGAAGCCGTGCGCCACTTGGCCCTCCTCACCCCCTTCCCCTACCTGGTCTACCTGCCCGCCGCCCTCCTCGCCGGGCAGAAGGTGAGCCTCTTTCCCGGCCTATGGGTCATGCTCTTCTGGGGCGGGGTCTTCCTCGGCCTCTGGCGGATCCTTTGGACCCTCGGCCTCAGGCGCTACTCGGGCCACGGGGCATAA